From the genome of Stigmatella aurantiaca, one region includes:
- a CDS encoding zinc-binding dehydrogenase translates to MTAEALPETMRALCLTDYGGGPHALRLVRRPVPKPAPGQLLVRVKAAPIHPADQMFMRGQYGVKKPLPVVPGFEGSGTVVAAGSLAGRLLVGRRVGVSSAQSQDGTWAEYVVVPMSQCLPLLPGIDDEQGASLFVNPFSAWAMMELARQGKHRALVQSAAASTLGRMLLRLSLQAGIPLVNIVRRAEQEELLRGLGAEHVVNSSEPEFEERLRLRCHELGVTLGFDAVAGAMTGQLLQALPEGGTVVVYGALSGEESRVPVGELIFRRQKVEGFWLGTWLSQGFGKSQLRALVEVPLRMGKAFETPVRACFPLEAAEEALRLAGTDMTSGKVFFTPNA, encoded by the coding sequence ATGACGGCTGAAGCGCTTCCCGAGACCATGCGTGCCCTGTGCCTCACGGACTACGGCGGGGGGCCCCACGCGCTGCGGCTCGTGCGGCGCCCGGTGCCGAAGCCCGCGCCCGGACAGCTCCTGGTGCGCGTGAAGGCCGCGCCCATCCACCCCGCGGACCAGATGTTCATGCGGGGCCAGTATGGGGTGAAGAAGCCGCTGCCGGTGGTGCCCGGCTTCGAGGGCAGCGGCACGGTGGTGGCCGCGGGGAGCCTGGCGGGACGGCTGCTGGTGGGGCGCCGGGTGGGGGTGTCCTCCGCGCAGAGCCAGGATGGGACGTGGGCGGAGTACGTGGTGGTGCCCATGTCCCAGTGCCTGCCCCTGTTGCCGGGCATCGATGACGAGCAGGGGGCGAGCCTCTTCGTCAACCCCTTCTCGGCCTGGGCGATGATGGAGCTGGCGCGCCAGGGCAAGCACCGGGCGCTGGTGCAGAGCGCGGCGGCGAGTACCCTGGGGCGCATGCTGCTGCGGCTCTCCCTGCAGGCGGGGATTCCGCTGGTGAACATCGTCCGCCGGGCGGAGCAGGAGGAGCTGCTGCGCGGGCTCGGGGCCGAGCACGTGGTGAACAGCAGCGAGCCAGAGTTCGAGGAGCGCCTGCGGCTGCGCTGCCACGAGCTGGGGGTGACGCTGGGCTTCGACGCGGTGGCGGGCGCGATGACGGGGCAGCTCCTTCAGGCGCTGCCCGAGGGCGGCACGGTGGTGGTCTACGGCGCGCTCTCCGGCGAGGAGAGCCGCGTGCCGGTGGGCGAGCTGATCTTCCGCCGCCAGAAGGTGGAAGGGTTCTGGTTGGGCACGTGGCTCTCCCAGGGCTTCGGCAAGTCCCAGCTCCGGGCCCTGGTGGAGGTGCCCCTGCGGATGGGCAAGGCGTTCGAGACGCCCGTGCGCGCGTGCTTTCCCCTCGAAGCGGCGGAAGAGGCGCTGCGCCTGGCCGGGACGGACATGACGTCGGGCAAG